One genomic segment of Ricinus communis isolate WT05 ecotype wild-type chromosome 3, ASM1957865v1, whole genome shotgun sequence includes these proteins:
- the LOC8265214 gene encoding glutamate receptor 2.7: protein MRRSPFQPILFCVFLFIYSRLFLIQMVVAQNKTIQVNVGVVLDLEDWVGKMELSCINMALLDFYASYNHYQTRLVLNIRDSKRDVIGAAAAALDLIKNVEVQALIGPSTSMQAEFVIDLGEKAQVPIISYSASSPSLTSRQSSYFFRATQNDATQVNVIGAVFQAFGWRVAVPIYIDNEYGQGIIPYLTDALEAIDTRIPYRSVISPSATDDQIAKELYKLMSMQNRAFIVHMPPSLGSRLFTKAREVGMMREGYLWIMTDGMTNFLSSTAPSIIDSMQGVLGVRTYLPKTERLENFQIRWRRKFQEDNPGAVGADLNIYGQWAYDATIALAMAIEKSGTESLGFLKENVSSNSTDLETFGVSQDGPNLARRLSHISFKCLTGDFLFLNGQLQPSTFQIVNVNGNGVRGIGFWTPGKGLVKILNSTKSTSEYESSLAPIIWPGDSISVPKGREIPTYGKKLRIGVPVKDGFGKFVMTTREPTTNTTMVTGYCIDIFNAIVEALPDTLNYEYVPFGEPGGENAGSYDDLVYQVYLGNFDAVVGDVTIILNRSQYVDFTLPYKESGVNMIVPNEDNKNKNAWVFLKPLTWDLWATSFCFFIFIGLVIWILEHRINNDFRGPPSHQFSTSLYFSFSTMFFAQRERVFNCLAQIVLIVWCFVVLILIQSYTASLTSLLTVQQLLPTVTDVNQLIKNKENVGYKNGSFVRQVLKNLGFEETKLVAYNSFEECDQLLSKGSGNGGIAAAFDEVPYMKLFLAQYYSQYTMVEPITYRTDGFGFVFPIGSPLVAKVSRAILNVTEGPKMRAIEETWFGIQNNCQDVSTSISSPRLSVKSFWGLFLIAGLIAIISLAIFISIFIYEHWPSDSRDSGWSKIIYLLRIFDQRDLESHTFRTDRNTTNRPNNLHRFARRNRFTIWGT, encoded by the exons ATGAGGAGGAGCCCTTTTCAGCCtatattattttgtgttttcttgtttatttattcaaggttgtttctcatacaaATGGTGGTGgctcaaaacaaaacaatccAAGTGAATGTGGGAGTGGTACTTGATTTGGAGGATTGGGTTGGCAAGATGGAGTTGAGCTGCATCAATATGGCCCTCTTAGACTTCTACGCCAGCTATAATCATTACCAAACCAGATTGGTCCTCAACATCAGGGACTCCAAGAGAGATGTTATTGGTGCGGCCGCTGCag CGTTGGACTTGATAAAAAATGTTGAAGTGCAAGCACTCATAGGACCATCAACATCGATGCAGGCAGAGTTTGTTATTGATCTAGGAGAAAAAGCTCAAGTACCCATCATATCATATTCTGCATCAAGTCCGTCTCTTACTTCCAGACAGAGTTCATATTTTTTCAGAGCTACACAGAATGATGCAACTCAAGTGAATGTCATTGGTGCAGTATTTCAAGCCTTTGGATGGAGAGTAGCAGTGCCCATCTACATAGATAACGAGTATGGCCAGGGAATTATACCTTATTTAACTGATGCTTTAGAAGCAATTGACACCCGCATTCCTTACCGGAGTGTTATTTCTCCGTCAGCTACTGATGACCAAATTGCAAAAGAGCTTTACAAGTTGATGAGTATGCAAAATAGAGCCTTTATTGTACACATGCCACCCTCTCTTGGCTCTCGGCTTTTCACCAAAGCAAGAGAGGTTGGAATGATGAGAGAAGGCTACCTTTGGATCATGACTGATGGGATGACTAATTTCTTGAGCTCAACAGCTCCTTCAATCATTGACTCGATGCAAGGGGTATTGGGTGTCAGAACTTATCTTCCCAAGACAGAACGGCTTGAAAATTTTCAGATTCGATGGAGAAGGAAATTTCAGGAGGATAATCCGGGTGCAGTCGGTGCTGACTTGAACATTTATGGACAATGGGCTTATGATGCTACCATAGCACTAGCCATGGCAATAGAGAAATCTGGGACTGAAAGCTTAGGCTTCCTAAAGGAAAATGTGTCTAGCAATTCAACGGATCTTGAAACATTTGGGGTATCTCAGGATGGTCCAAACCTTGCTCGAAGATTATCacatattagttttaaatgtcTTACTGGGGATTTCCTATTTCTTAATGGGCAACTGCAGCCATCAACCTTCCAGATAGTTAATGTGAATGGTAATGGAGTGAGAGGTATTGGATTTTGGACACCAGGTAAAGGTCTAGTCAAAATATTGAATTCAACAAAAAGTACAAGTGAATATGAGTCTAGTCTAGCTCCAATCATATGGCCAGGAGACTCAATTTCAGTTCCTAAGGGTCGGGAGATTCCAACATATGGGAAGAAATTGCGAATAGGTGTGCCAGTAAAGGATGgttttggtaaatttgtgaTGACGACAAGAGAACCTACTACAAACACCACAATGGTGACAGGCTACTGCATAGATATATTTAATGCCATAGTGGAAGCATTACCTGATACTCTGAATTATGAGTACGTTCCCTTTGGCGAGCCTGGTGGAGAGAATGCTGGAAGTTACGATGATCTCGTCTATCAAGTGTACCTAGGG AATTTTGATGCAGTGGTGGGAGATGTAACAATTATCTTGAACAGATCCCAGTATGTGGACTTCACCCTGCCATACAAGGAATCAGGAGTAAACATGATAGTACCAAACGAGGACAACAAGAACAAAAATGCATGGGTTTTCTTGAAGCCTTTGACGTGGGACCTTTGGGCAACTAGCTTttgtttcttcattttcataGGACTCGTCATATGGATCCTTGAACACAgaataaataatgattttcGAGGCCCTCCTTCACATCAATTCAGCACTAGCTTATATTTTTCCTTCTCAACCATGTTTTTTGCTCAGA GGGAGAGAGTGTTCAATTGCTTGGCTCAAATAGTGTTAATTGTATGGTGTTTCGTGGTATTGATACTCATCCAAAGTTACACCGCCAGCCTCACAAGTCTGCTAACAGTCCAGCAGCTCCTGCCCACTGTTACCGATGTAAATcaacttataaaaaataaggagaatGTTGGATACAAGAATGGTTCTTTTGTCCGACAAGTCTTGAAGAATTTGGGTTTTGAAGAAACCAAGCTCGTGGcttataattcttttgaaGAATGTGACCAACTTTTGTCCAAAGGAAGTGGGAATGGTGGCATTGCTGCTGCTTTTGACGAAGTGCCATATATGAAGCTGTTTCTGGCACAGTACTATTCGCAGTATACCATGGTGGAGCCTATTACCTATAGGACAGATGGCTTTGGATTT GTCTTTCCTATAGGTTCACCTCTAGTAGCAAAGGTTTCAAGGGCAATTCTGAACGTGACTGAGGGACCTAAAATGAGGGCGATCGAGGAGACATGGTTTGGCATCCAAAACAATTGCCAAGATGTTAGCACGTCCATCTCTTCTCCTCGGCTTAGTGTTAAAAGTTTTTGGGGACTTTTCTTGATTGCAGGATTAATTGCAATTATTTCTCTTGCCATCTTCATatccatatttatttacgaacaCTGGCCCTCTGATTCCAGAGATTCTGGATggagtaaaattatttatttattaagaattttcGACCAAAGGGACTTAGAATCGCATACTTTCAGAACTGACAGGAATACTACTAATCGTCCCAACAATCTCCACAGGTTTGCTAGAAGGAACAGGTTCACCATCTGGGGAACATAG